Proteins from a single region of Desulfonatronum thiosulfatophilum:
- the typA gene encoding translational GTPase TypA, protein MPNKETNQSIRNIAIIAHVDHGKTTLVDALFRQSGLFREGQEVAERIMDSMDLERERGITIAAKNCAVLWKNVKINIIDTPGHADFGGEVERSLSMADGAVLLVDSSEGPLPQTRFVLKKTLESKLKVIVVINKIDRQDARVEEVLNEIYDLFIDLDATEEQLDFPVLYAIARDGIAKHALEDPDENLHPLFDTILETIPGPAYDPSMPFQMLVSDLGYSDYLGRLAIGRVVNGSAKQNEQLICIDAAEEQLPLRVTKLQTYSGLSLQDVKEVGPGDIAVLAGIENVAIGDTICTKAEPSALKRIKVDEPTVAMKFSINTSPLAGREGKFVQSRKIWERLVKESLSNVAIRIEETEDRDSFVIKGRGEFQMAILVETMRREGYELSVGRPEVIYKYVDGKRLEPMEHLFIDCEEVFLGVVTEKLSIRKGRMSNLVNRGTGRVRVEFSIPSRGLIGYRDEFLTDTKGTGVMNSYFSGYEEYRGDFPTRFMGSIVADRAGTAVPYALFNLEPRGRLFISPGEPVYEGMIVGEHNRESDLNVNPCKEKKLTNMRASGKDEAVILTPVLPLTLEWALHFIREDELVEVTPHSIRLRKTVLSASKRHVMGGAK, encoded by the coding sequence ATGCCAAACAAAGAAACCAATCAATCAATTCGGAATATCGCCATCATTGCCCACGTCGATCACGGCAAAACAACACTGGTGGATGCCTTGTTCAGACAAAGCGGACTGTTTCGGGAAGGCCAGGAAGTGGCCGAGCGGATCATGGATTCCATGGACCTGGAACGGGAGAGGGGCATCACCATCGCAGCCAAGAATTGCGCCGTGCTTTGGAAAAACGTTAAAATCAACATCATCGACACCCCAGGGCACGCCGATTTCGGCGGTGAAGTCGAACGCTCCCTGTCCATGGCCGACGGCGCGGTACTCCTGGTGGATTCCTCTGAAGGGCCCTTGCCCCAGACGCGCTTCGTGCTCAAAAAGACTCTTGAATCAAAGTTAAAAGTTATCGTGGTGATCAACAAGATCGACCGTCAGGATGCCCGCGTCGAGGAAGTGCTGAATGAAATTTATGATCTGTTCATAGACCTCGACGCCACGGAAGAACAGTTGGATTTTCCGGTGCTTTACGCGATTGCCAGGGACGGCATTGCCAAGCATGCCCTGGAAGATCCGGATGAGAACCTGCATCCCCTCTTTGATACAATCCTGGAAACAATCCCCGGACCGGCGTATGATCCCAGCATGCCTTTTCAAATGCTGGTTTCGGATCTGGGGTACTCCGACTATCTGGGGAGATTGGCCATCGGCCGGGTGGTAAATGGAAGTGCGAAACAGAATGAACAACTGATCTGCATTGACGCGGCTGAGGAACAACTTCCATTGCGGGTGACCAAACTGCAGACCTATTCCGGCCTTTCACTGCAGGACGTCAAGGAAGTGGGGCCTGGCGACATCGCTGTCCTGGCTGGGATTGAAAACGTGGCGATCGGCGACACCATCTGCACCAAGGCCGAGCCTTCGGCGCTCAAACGGATCAAAGTGGACGAACCCACCGTGGCCATGAAATTTTCCATCAACACGTCTCCTTTAGCCGGGCGGGAAGGGAAATTCGTCCAGTCCCGCAAGATATGGGAGAGGCTGGTCAAGGAATCCCTCAGTAATGTCGCGATCCGGATTGAAGAGACCGAGGACAGAGACAGCTTCGTGATCAAGGGCCGAGGTGAATTTCAAATGGCTATTCTCGTGGAAACCATGCGTCGAGAGGGTTATGAGCTCAGCGTGGGTCGCCCGGAAGTCATCTACAAATATGTGGACGGGAAACGCCTGGAACCCATGGAGCACCTTTTTATCGATTGCGAAGAGGTTTTTCTTGGCGTGGTTACAGAAAAGCTCTCCATCCGGAAAGGGCGCATGTCCAACCTCGTGAACCGGGGAACCGGTCGCGTCCGGGTGGAATTCTCGATTCCTTCCAGGGGGTTGATCGGATATCGTGACGAATTCTTGACCGACACGAAGGGAACCGGGGTCATGAACTCTTACTTTTCGGGTTATGAGGAGTATCGGGGAGACTTTCCGACGCGATTCATGGGATCCATCGTCGCGGACAGGGCTGGAACCGCCGTGCCCTATGCGTTATTCAATCTGGAGCCCAGGGGAAGACTCTTCATCTCGCCCGGAGAACCAGTCTACGAAGGGATGATCGTCGGGGAACACAATCGGGAGAGCGACTTGAACGTCAACCCCTGCAAGGAAAAAAAGCTCACGAATATGCGGGCTTCGGGAAAGGATGAAGCGGTGATCCTGACCCCTGTACTGCCGTTGACTCTGGAGTGGGCGTTGCACTTCATTCGCGAGGACGAACTGGTGGAAGTGACCCCGCATTCCATTCGATTGCGCAAGACGGTTTTGTCCGCATCCAAACGTCATGTCATGGGCGGAGCAAAATAA
- the infA gene encoding translation initiation factor IF-1, whose translation MAKEECIEMSGVVQEALPSTLFSVELETGHKILGHLCGKMRKFRIRILPGDKVRVQLSPYDLTKGRIVFREK comes from the coding sequence ATGGCCAAGGAAGAATGTATTGAAATGAGCGGGGTTGTTCAGGAGGCTTTGCCCAGCACCCTTTTTTCCGTCGAACTGGAGACCGGACATAAAATTCTTGGGCATCTTTGTGGGAAGATGAGAAAATTTCGAATCCGGATATTGCCCGGAGACAAGGTACGGGTTCAGTTGTCCCCATACGACCTGACCAAGGGGCGGATCGTTTTTCGGGAAAAATAG
- a CDS encoding RNA recognition motif domain-containing protein, which translates to MSSKLYVGNLPFTAQEDDIRDLFSAYGEVLSVALISDRETGRPRGFGFVEMNEAGARSAQEALDGKDFQGRSLRINEAQERSPRPGGGGGGGGGYGDRNRQSKRW; encoded by the coding sequence ATGTCAAGTAAGTTGTATGTTGGGAATTTGCCCTTTACCGCCCAGGAAGATGATATCCGTGATCTTTTCTCCGCTTACGGCGAGGTTCTTTCCGTAGCCCTGATCAGTGACCGTGAAACTGGACGCCCACGTGGTTTCGGATTTGTTGAGATGAACGAAGCCGGAGCCCGTTCCGCTCAGGAAGCGCTGGACGGAAAAGATTTTCAAGGCCGCAGCCTGCGCATCAATGAAGCCCAGGAACGCTCTCCCCGTCCCGGCGGCGGTGGCGGTGGCGGCGGCGGATATGGCGACAGAAATCGTCAATCCAAGCGCTGGTAG
- a CDS encoding DUF4416 family protein, producing MSTPRPPLSAQLVLSLFSSRWEMFWPDLIPSLESFLGRLESAGTPIPFSETTYYEAEFGTPLQRRLLAFEQLVPQERLREIKLWSHDLEQKYLRGGQRLFNLDPGLLTQERFVLATGKNFTHRIYLGDGVFADLTLIYQAGRWQTLPWTFRDYAAPVLQHQLTQLRLKYRAKLGIFDKSPVRTS from the coding sequence ATGAGCACCCCCCGCCCTCCTCTTTCAGCCCAGCTGGTACTTTCCCTGTTCAGTTCACGATGGGAAATGTTTTGGCCTGATCTCATCCCATCCCTGGAAAGTTTTCTTGGGCGCCTGGAATCAGCCGGCACTCCCATCCCTTTCTCCGAGACGACCTATTACGAGGCTGAATTCGGCACCCCGCTGCAGCGAAGGCTACTGGCATTTGAACAACTTGTCCCTCAGGAGCGACTTCGGGAAATCAAACTCTGGTCGCATGACCTGGAACAGAAATATCTCCGCGGCGGCCAGCGCCTGTTCAATCTCGATCCAGGCTTGTTGACCCAGGAGCGGTTTGTCCTGGCAACCGGGAAGAATTTTACCCACCGCATTTACCTTGGCGACGGAGTCTTTGCCGATCTCACGCTCATTTACCAGGCGGGTCGCTGGCAGACCTTGCCCTGGACATTTCGCGACTACGCAGCTCCAGTATTGCAGCATCAATTGACGCAATTACGGCTGAAGTACAGGGCAAAGCTCGGCATTTTCGACAAATCACCTGTTCGAACGTCATGA
- the hisB gene encoding imidazoleglycerol-phosphate dehydratase HisB → MHDIRRAESQRQTRETTIKLDLVLDGSGSTQIHSGIGFADHMLHLLSFWADFDLNLTCEGDLHIDTHHTLEDIGLTLGTSLLDALGDKAGIARLGSAIVPMDEALVEVVVDLSGRPYLVYNDDPLPAIIAGDEKDIWREFFKSLAQEARMNLHITYRYGRNGHHLVEGAFKALGMALRQAVSRTRTGVPSTKGSC, encoded by the coding sequence ATGCACGACATTCGCAGAGCCGAGAGCCAGCGGCAGACCAGGGAAACGACAATCAAACTTGATTTGGTTCTTGATGGATCAGGATCGACGCAGATTCACTCCGGAATCGGCTTTGCCGATCACATGCTTCACCTGCTTTCCTTCTGGGCGGACTTTGATCTCAACCTGACCTGTGAAGGCGATCTGCACATCGACACCCACCACACTCTGGAAGATATTGGATTAACTCTCGGCACATCCTTGCTGGACGCTCTCGGTGACAAAGCCGGAATCGCCCGTTTAGGTTCGGCCATTGTTCCCATGGACGAGGCATTGGTGGAAGTTGTGGTGGATCTTTCCGGTCGGCCATACCTGGTTTATAATGATGATCCTTTGCCGGCCATAATCGCCGGAGATGAAAAAGACATCTGGCGTGAATTTTTCAAATCACTGGCACAGGAAGCACGAATGAACCTGCATATCACGTATCGTTACGGCCGAAACGGCCACCATCTTGTGGAAGGCGCCTTCAAGGCGCTGGGCATGGCGCTGCGCCAGGCTGTTTCCAGGACTCGTACCGGTGTGCCGAGCACCAAGGGAAGTTGTTGA
- the hisA gene encoding 1-(5-phosphoribosyl)-5-[(5-phosphoribosylamino)methylideneamino]imidazole-4-carboxamide isomerase, whose protein sequence is MILFPAVDIKNGQCVRLRQGRADDVTVFSPDPAAMARHWGELGAKWLHLVDLDGAFDGLPVNFDLIQRICGQVSVPVQLGGGIRDMDTAQKYLDAGVQRLIIGTMALEDPDAFGALCSALPGRIGVSLDAVNSALKTKGWVDDAGLTVDQVLPRLERQGAAFIIYTDISRDGMHSGVNLAAMEHLVRSTQLPVIAAGGVTKLEDVQLLHHLASQGLEGIITGRAIYEGTLDFKAAMEWIELQETEQG, encoded by the coding sequence ATGATTCTTTTTCCGGCGGTGGACATCAAGAATGGACAATGTGTTCGCCTGCGCCAGGGCCGAGCCGACGACGTTACCGTATTTTCACCTGACCCCGCGGCCATGGCTCGGCATTGGGGGGAACTGGGCGCAAAATGGCTTCACCTTGTGGACCTGGATGGCGCTTTTGACGGACTGCCCGTCAACTTCGATCTGATCCAACGGATTTGCGGCCAGGTTTCGGTTCCGGTTCAGCTTGGCGGCGGGATTCGTGACATGGATACCGCGCAAAAATATCTTGACGCCGGTGTCCAACGCCTGATCATCGGAACCATGGCTCTGGAAGATCCTGATGCCTTCGGCGCCCTGTGCTCTGCACTGCCTGGTCGAATCGGGGTGTCTCTGGATGCCGTTAATTCAGCCTTGAAAACCAAGGGCTGGGTAGACGACGCGGGGCTGACCGTAGACCAGGTTTTGCCTCGGCTGGAGCGCCAGGGAGCGGCTTTCATCATCTACACGGACATCAGCCGGGACGGGATGCACAGTGGAGTCAACCTTGCGGCCATGGAACATCTTGTTCGCTCAACCCAGCTCCCGGTTATAGCCGCCGGCGGCGTCACCAAGCTGGAAGACGTTCAGCTTCTCCACCACTTGGCTTCCCAGGGCCTGGAAGGGATCATCACCGGAAGAGCCATTTATGAAGGCACGCTTGATTTCAAAGCAGCCATGGAGTGGATCGAACTGCAGGAAACTGAGCAAGGATAA
- a CDS encoding heavy-metal-associated domain-containing protein: MATIKVSGMSCQHCVNAVTKALSGIDGVQDVKVSLEKKQADFTETKPVSREVIREALQKAGHDLG; this comes from the coding sequence ATGGCCACGATCAAAGTCTCGGGTATGTCCTGTCAACACTGTGTCAATGCCGTAACAAAGGCCTTAAGCGGGATTGACGGTGTACAGGACGTTAAGGTTTCCCTGGAAAAAAAACAAGCCGACTTTACGGAAACCAAACCGGTTTCACGGGAAGTCATTCGAGAAGCACTGCAGAAGGCAGGTCACGATCTGGGTTGA